From the genome of Elusimicrobiota bacterium, one region includes:
- the hisF gene encoding imidazole glycerol phosphate synthase subunit HisF: MLAKRIIPCLDVDAGRVVKGTRFLNLRDAGDPVELARRYDREGADELVFLDITASAQKRPILLNVVRQTAEQVFIPLTVGGGLRTLEDIRALLNAGADKVSLNTVAVQQPSIVSRGARRFGSQCIVVAIDAKRRPGRAAWDVYIYGGRKNTGLDAIAWARRVEKLGAGEILLTSMDRDGTRAGYDLELLSRLSRAVRIPVIASGGAGTLNHFYEAFARGRADAALAASLFHLRELKIQDLKRYLHKKGIPVRL, from the coding sequence ATGCTGGCCAAACGCATTATTCCGTGTCTGGATGTGGATGCAGGCCGGGTGGTCAAAGGCACCCGGTTTTTAAATCTGCGGGATGCCGGCGACCCGGTTGAGCTGGCCAGACGCTATGACCGCGAGGGGGCGGATGAGCTGGTCTTTCTCGACATCACCGCTTCTGCTCAGAAACGCCCCATCCTCTTGAACGTGGTGCGCCAAACAGCGGAACAGGTATTTATCCCGCTGACCGTCGGGGGCGGCCTTCGGACGCTCGAGGACATCCGGGCTCTCTTAAATGCCGGAGCGGACAAGGTGTCTCTCAATACCGTCGCCGTGCAGCAGCCCTCGATCGTCTCTCGAGGGGCCAGACGCTTCGGCTCTCAATGCATCGTCGTCGCCATTGACGCGAAACGACGACCCGGACGCGCGGCTTGGGATGTGTATATTTACGGCGGCCGAAAAAACACCGGTCTGGATGCCATCGCCTGGGCCCGGCGCGTGGAGAAGCTGGGAGCCGGAGAGATCCTTTTGACGAGCATGGACCGGGACGGGACACGGGCCGGCTACGACCTGGAGCTGCTCTCCCGTTTAAGCCGCGCCGTCCGGATTCCGGTGATTGCCAGCGGAGGGGCCGGAACGTTGAACCATTTTTACGAAGCGTTTGCGCGCGGGCGGGCGGATGCGGCGCTGGCCGCCTCGCTGTTTCATTTGCGCGAGCTCAAGATCCAGGATTTGAAGCGCTATCTCCATAAGAAAGGAATTCCCGTAAGACTATAA
- the hisA gene encoding 1-(5-phosphoribosyl)-5-[(5-phosphoribosylamino)methylideneamino]imidazole-4-carboxamide isomerase, producing MLVIPAIDIRRGRCVRLYQGKESEETIYWKDPVEMATIWESRGAKMLHVADLDGAFQGKPANLDKVERMKALVKIPIQLGGGIRDMAAIEAAIAAGADRVILGTVAVYNPALVKQAVERFGPAIAVSIDVAEDFVTVAGWKEISSIRFVDLAQRMKDLGVMRFLFTDTRKDGTLTGPNIAGIREFLAAATPVPVTVSGGISSVDDLVTLREYENQGLSAVVVGKALYDRKFTLQEALRVTS from the coding sequence ATGCTCGTAATTCCAGCCATTGATATTCGCCGCGGGCGCTGCGTTCGTCTCTATCAGGGAAAAGAGTCGGAAGAAACCATTTACTGGAAAGATCCCGTTGAAATGGCCACCATCTGGGAATCGCGCGGCGCGAAGATGCTGCATGTGGCGGATTTGGATGGCGCTTTCCAGGGGAAACCCGCCAATCTCGACAAGGTCGAGCGGATGAAGGCCCTGGTCAAGATTCCAATCCAGTTGGGAGGCGGTATCCGAGACATGGCAGCCATCGAAGCGGCGATCGCCGCCGGCGCGGACCGCGTGATCCTGGGAACCGTTGCTGTTTATAACCCGGCCCTTGTCAAACAGGCGGTGGAACGCTTCGGACCGGCGATCGCCGTGAGTATCGATGTGGCCGAGGATTTTGTGACCGTGGCGGGCTGGAAAGAAATTTCCAGTATCCGTTTCGTGGACCTGGCGCAACGGATGAAGGACCTGGGCGTCATGCGGTTTCTGTTTACGGACACGCGCAAGGATGGAACGCTGACCGGCCCCAATATCGCCGGCATCAGAGAGTTCCTGGCCGCCGCGACTCCGGTTCCCGTAACCGTTTCAGGAGGCATCAGCAGCGTAGACGATTTGGTTACGCTCCGAGAGTACGAGAACCAGGGACTCTCCGCGGTGGTGGTCGGTAAAGCGTTGTACGACCGGAAATTTACTCTTCAAGAAGCTCTCCGGGTGACTTCCTAG
- the hisH gene encoding imidazole glycerol phosphate synthase subunit HisH: MKPTIAVVDYGMGNLRSVQKALERAGANALVTDTAQVIRGAAGVVLPGVGAFGEAVKRLKAGRLWAPLQDTLAQNKPFLGICLGLQLLFECSEENPGLRGLGFFKGSVIRFREKSMRSLKVPHMGWNTFRRGPAKTDVWLKGLGLNDYFYFVHSYFPQPNDRQVIAATTLYGQTFCSAAAQGNCFASQFHPEKSGDQGLRLLRNFVHQVRSCS, from the coding sequence ATGAAACCCACGATTGCTGTCGTGGATTACGGCATGGGGAACTTACGGAGCGTCCAGAAAGCCCTGGAACGGGCCGGAGCTAACGCGCTCGTGACAGACACGGCGCAGGTCATTCGCGGCGCCGCGGGTGTTGTCCTGCCGGGAGTGGGCGCCTTCGGAGAAGCCGTCAAACGTCTGAAGGCCGGGCGACTGTGGGCTCCCCTCCAGGACACGCTGGCACAGAACAAACCCTTTCTCGGTATCTGCCTCGGCCTCCAACTCCTCTTCGAGTGCAGCGAAGAAAACCCGGGTCTGCGGGGATTGGGCTTTTTTAAAGGCTCCGTCATCCGTTTTCGCGAAAAAAGCATGCGGTCTTTGAAGGTTCCCCATATGGGCTGGAACACCTTCCGCCGCGGGCCGGCAAAAACAGACGTTTGGCTAAAAGGATTGGGTTTAAACGATTATTTTTATTTCGTACACTCCTATTTTCCGCAACCCAACGATCGACAAGTGATCGCGGCGACTACGTTGTATGGGCAAACATTCTGTTCAGCGGCCGCACAAGGGAATTGCTTCGCCTCCCAGTTCCACCCGGAAAAAAGTGGCGATCAGGGTCTTCGTTTACTCCGGAACTTCGTTCACCAGGTGCGATCATGCTCGTAA
- the hisD gene encoding histidinol dehydrogenase, with protein MPEISNQVRSIIEAVRQRGDKALCEFAQRFDKIRLQPRDLVVSARELKDARKKVSPAFLKAIQESARAIESFAREEKKRLLTQWTVTQGSARVGQLVRAVDSVGLYIPGGRFPYPSTVLMTAIPARIAGVQRIVMASPPKNLTPEVLAAAAYAGCETVFRVGGAGAIAAMAYGTERIPPVDFIVGPGNPYVTEAKRQVFGQVGIDSLAGPSEVVIIADRTAPVDAIQADLSAQAEHDPQARAVLFSTDAALITQVRRGIDPSIKNRIHLCRVKNLDAAFEEVNRIAPEHLELLIAKPERFLAKVRHAGAVFLGTSTPTAIGDYVAGPSHVLPTNRSARFSSGLSVATFLKRSSVIGFKARSSERSRWEAALTLAQTEGMKYHARSLRCRVAR; from the coding sequence ATGCCCGAAATATCGAATCAGGTCCGTTCCATTATTGAAGCGGTTCGCCAGCGCGGGGATAAGGCGCTTTGCGAGTTCGCTCAACGCTTTGACAAGATCCGGCTACAGCCGCGGGATCTGGTTGTTTCCGCGCGCGAGCTCAAGGACGCCAGGAAGAAAGTCTCTCCCGCTTTTCTGAAAGCGATTCAGGAATCCGCTCGCGCGATCGAATCGTTTGCCCGCGAAGAAAAGAAGCGCTTGCTCACCCAATGGACGGTGACCCAGGGGAGCGCGCGCGTGGGCCAGCTCGTGCGGGCGGTCGACAGCGTCGGTCTCTACATCCCCGGGGGACGCTTTCCCTATCCTTCGACTGTTCTGATGACCGCTATTCCCGCCCGTATCGCCGGCGTTCAGCGTATCGTCATGGCCAGCCCTCCGAAAAACCTTACACCGGAAGTCCTGGCGGCAGCGGCTTACGCTGGATGTGAAACCGTTTTTCGAGTGGGTGGAGCGGGCGCGATCGCGGCGATGGCCTACGGGACGGAACGAATCCCGCCAGTGGACTTTATTGTCGGCCCCGGCAATCCCTATGTCACGGAAGCCAAACGGCAGGTCTTCGGGCAAGTCGGTATTGATTCGCTCGCTGGCCCCAGTGAGGTCGTTATCATCGCCGACCGCACCGCACCGGTGGACGCTATTCAGGCCGACCTCTCTGCGCAGGCCGAGCACGACCCGCAAGCCAGAGCGGTCCTATTTTCCACCGATGCCGCCCTGATCACTCAAGTCAGGAGAGGCATCGACCCCTCTATCAAGAATCGCATTCACCTTTGCCGGGTGAAGAACCTCGACGCCGCCTTTGAGGAAGTGAACCGGATCGCCCCGGAGCATCTCGAACTCCTGATCGCCAAACCCGAACGGTTCCTTGCGAAAGTACGCCACGCCGGGGCGGTATTTCTCGGAACGTCTACGCCAACGGCCATCGGCGACTATGTGGCCGGGCCCTCTCACGTTCTGCCGACGAACCGTTCCGCCCGGTTCTCGAGCGGTCTTTCGGTCGCCACCTTTCTTAAACGCAGCAGCGTGATCGGTTTTAAAGCACGAAGCAGCGAGCGGTCGCGCTGGGAAGCCGCCCTGACCCTGGCGCAAACCGAAGGGATGAAATACCACGCCCGATCACTCCGCTGCCGGGTCGCGAGATGA